The following coding sequences are from one Microtus pennsylvanicus isolate mMicPen1 chromosome 1, mMicPen1.hap1, whole genome shotgun sequence window:
- the Hs3st5 gene encoding heparan sulfate glucosamine 3-O-sulfotransferase 5, protein MLFKQQVWLRQKLLVLGSLAVGSLLYLVARVGSLDRLQPICPVETRFGGAHSQAEFPLRALQFKRGLLHEFHKGNSSKEQVRLHDLVQQLPKAIIIGVRKGGTRALLEMLNLHPAVVKASQEIHFFDNDENYAKGIEWYRKKMPFSYPQQITIEKSPAYFITEEVPERIYKMNSSIKLLIIVREPTTRAISDYTQVLEGKERKNKTYYKFEKLAIDPNTCEVNTKYKAVRTSIYTKHLERWLKYFPIEQFHVVDGDRLITEPLPELQLVEKFLNLPPRISQYNLYFNATRGFYCLRFNIIFNKCLAGSKGRIHPEVDPSVVTKLRKFFHPFNQKFYQITGRTLNWP, encoded by the exons ATGCTATTCAAACAGCAGGTGTGGCTGAGACAGAAGCTCCTGGTGCTGGGAAGCCTTGCCGTTGGGAGTCTGCTGTATCTAGTTGCCAGAGTTGGGAGCTTGGATAG GCTCCAGCCCATTTGCCCTGTTGAAACCCGATTTGGTGGCGCCCACAGTCAGGCTGAGTTCCCACTCCGGGCCCTGCAGTTTAAGAGAGGTCTTCTGCATGAGTTCCACAAGGGCAACTCTTCCAAGGAGCAGGTTCGCCTCCATGACCTGGTCCAGCAGCTCCCCAAAGCCATCATCATTGGGGTACGGAAAGGGGGCACTAGGGCCCTGCTAGAGATGTTGAACCTCCATCCTGCCGTGGTCAAAGCTTCTCAAGAGATCCACTTCTTTGACAACGATGAGAACTATGCCAAGGGCATTGAGTGGTACaggaaaaaaatgcctttttCCTACCCTCAGCAAATCACAATTGAAAAGAGCCCGGCCTATTTCATCACAGAAGAGGTTCCGGAAAGGATTTACAAAATGAACTCATCCATCAAGCTGTTGATCATTGTCAGGGAGCCGACCACACGAGCGATTTCTGATTACACTCAGGTGctagaggggaaggagagaaagaacaaaacctACTATAAGTTCGAGAAGCTAGCCATAGACCCTAATACCTGCGAGGTGAACACGAAATACAAGGCGGTTAGGACCAGCATCTACACGAAACATCTGGAGCGCTGGCTGAAGTACTTTCCGATTGAACAGTTCCACGTCGTGGATGGAGACCGTCTCATTACCGAGCCTCTGCCGGAACTGCAGCTAGTGGAGAAGTTCTTGAACCTTCCTCCGAGGATAAGTCAGTACAATTTATATTTCAACGCTACCAGAGGGTTTTACTGTTTGCGATTTAACATTATCTTTAATAAGTGCCTGGCGGGCAGCAAGGGGCGCATCCATCCAGAGGTAGACCCCTCCGTTGTTACCAAATTGCGCAAGTTCTTTCATCCCTTTAATCAAAAATTTTACCAGATCACCGGGAGGACATTGAACTGGCCCTAA